In Kordiimonas pumila, a single genomic region encodes these proteins:
- the coxB gene encoding cytochrome c oxidase subunit II, which yields MSVKRLTAGVIATMATILGFTVSAFAEGRLGMPKEDGYWLQEAASEQAEKIVNFNFDLLAIITVITIFVFALMFYVMFRFRAKANPVPSKTSHNTFIEIIWTALPILILVFIGITSLPLLYYQDVVPETKFAVRVTGNQWNWTYTYPDHDGIEFTAMVIPDETFKNADMRKEAEDSLSKFLGYPAKLNARLLDTDVRLVVPVKTKVKVLLTASDVIHSWALPSVGVKLDAVPGRLNETWFEIDEVGTYYGQCSELCGKDHAFMPIAVEAVSQEDFDKWVARAKAEYADAATTALGR from the coding sequence AGCCACGATGGCGACGATTCTTGGTTTTACGGTTAGCGCATTTGCTGAGGGACGCCTCGGTATGCCCAAGGAAGATGGTTACTGGTTGCAGGAAGCAGCAAGTGAGCAGGCTGAAAAAATCGTTAACTTTAACTTTGATCTCTTGGCGATCATAACAGTAATCACAATCTTTGTGTTTGCTTTGATGTTTTATGTGATGTTCCGTTTCAGGGCAAAAGCAAACCCGGTTCCGTCAAAAACAAGCCATAACACATTCATCGAAATTATTTGGACAGCTTTGCCTATCCTTATTCTTGTGTTCATTGGTATTACATCACTACCTTTGCTTTATTATCAAGATGTCGTTCCCGAAACAAAGTTTGCTGTTCGTGTAACGGGGAACCAGTGGAACTGGACATATACATACCCTGATCATGATGGCATTGAGTTTACGGCAATGGTAATTCCTGATGAGACCTTCAAGAATGCTGATATGCGGAAAGAGGCAGAAGATAGCCTTTCAAAGTTCCTTGGCTACCCAGCAAAACTTAATGCACGACTTCTGGATACAGATGTCAGGCTTGTTGTGCCGGTTAAGACAAAGGTTAAAGTTTTGCTGACGGCTTCTGATGTTATTCACTCATGGGCGCTACCTTCAGTAGGTGTTAAGCTTGATGCAGTTCCTGGGCGTTTAAATGAAACATGGTTTGAAATTGATGAAGTCGGCACATACTACGGTCAGTGCTCTGAACTTTGTGGTAAAGACCATGCCTTTATGCCGATTGCTGTTGAAGCTGTTAGTCAGGAAGATTTCGACAAGTGGGTTGCGCGCGCGAAAGCAGAATATGCTGACGCTGCGACAACGGCACTTGGTCGTTAA
- the ctaD gene encoding cytochrome c oxidase subunit I: MAHANPTGWKRWVFSTNHKDIGVMYLWFAFIAGMIGFSMSGLMRMELAEPGIQFLPKFLGITEDHARHMFNVLTTGHGLIMVFFMVMPALIGGFGNYFVPLMIGAPDMAFPRMNNVSFWLMPPAFILLLLSTVVEGAPGANGFGGGWTAYAPLSTIGHPGPSMDLAIFSLHVAGASSIMGAINYITTIFNMRAPGMTIHKMPLFAWSILITAFLLVLSLPVLAGAITMLLTDRNFGTTFFDPAGGGDPILYQHLFWFFGHPEVYIMILPAFGIVSHIVSTFSRKPIFGYLGMAYAMAAIGFIGFIVWAHHMYTVGLDVDTKAYFVAATMVIAVPTGVKIFSWIATMWGGSITYEVPMLYAIAFILLFTMGGVTGVVLSNAGADVPLHDTYYVVAHFHYVLSLGAVFGIFAGLYYWIGKMSGKQYPERLAQLQFWITFIGVNMIFFPQHFLGLQGMPRRYVDYPDAFAHWNWVSTLGYKVTAVGVLLFIIVMAITLFRKQKTVADNQWGEGATTLEWTLSSPPPFHQFNELPKIK, from the coding sequence ATGGCTCACGCAAATCCAACAGGTTGGAAACGCTGGGTATTTTCCACCAATCATAAAGATATTGGTGTAATGTACCTGTGGTTTGCCTTCATCGCGGGCATGATAGGGTTCAGCATGTCTGGCCTAATGCGCATGGAACTGGCTGAACCGGGTATTCAGTTTTTGCCAAAGTTTTTGGGCATTACGGAAGACCACGCACGGCATATGTTTAACGTGTTAACAACTGGCCACGGCCTTATCATGGTGTTTTTCATGGTTATGCCAGCGCTGATTGGTGGTTTTGGTAACTATTTTGTGCCGCTGATGATAGGTGCACCTGATATGGCGTTCCCGCGCATGAACAACGTATCATTCTGGCTTATGCCTCCTGCGTTCATTCTGCTGCTCCTCTCCACAGTAGTGGAAGGCGCGCCGGGCGCGAACGGTTTTGGTGGTGGCTGGACAGCCTATGCACCTCTTTCCACGATTGGCCATCCTGGGCCGTCTATGGATCTTGCTATTTTCTCTCTCCATGTTGCTGGTGCTTCCTCAATAATGGGGGCGATCAACTATATCACAACCATATTTAATATGCGTGCACCGGGCATGACAATTCACAAGATGCCCCTTTTTGCATGGTCTATTTTGATCACAGCGTTCCTTCTTGTGCTTTCACTGCCTGTACTTGCTGGCGCGATCACTATGCTGCTGACTGACCGTAACTTCGGCACAACATTCTTTGACCCAGCTGGTGGCGGTGACCCGATCCTGTACCAGCACCTGTTCTGGTTCTTTGGTCACCCTGAAGTGTACATCATGATTCTGCCAGCCTTTGGCATTGTCAGTCACATCGTTTCTACATTCTCACGGAAGCCAATCTTTGGTTACCTTGGTATGGCGTATGCGATGGCTGCGATTGGCTTTATCGGCTTTATTGTGTGGGCACACCATATGTACACAGTAGGCCTTGATGTTGATACAAAAGCATACTTTGTTGCGGCTACTATGGTTATTGCCGTGCCGACAGGCGTTAAGATCTTCTCATGGATTGCAACGATGTGGGGTGGTTCTATTACCTATGAAGTGCCTATGCTTTATGCGATTGCCTTCATTCTGTTGTTTACAATGGGCGGCGTAACCGGCGTGGTGCTTTCAAATGCGGGTGCTGATGTGCCACTACATGATACATATTATGTGGTTGCTCACTTCCATTATGTCCTGTCGCTTGGTGCGGTGTTTGGTATCTTTGCAGGGCTCTATTACTGGATTGGTAAGATGTCTGGTAAGCAGTATCCTGAGCGACTTGCACAGCTTCAGTTCTGGATAACATTTATTGGTGTGAACATGATCTTCTTCCCACAGCATTTCCTTGGGTTGCAAGGTATGCCACGCCGGTATGTTGACTATCCAGATGCCTTTGCGCACTGGAACTGGGTGTCTACACTTGGTTATAAAGTGACAGCTGTTGGCGTGCTTTTGTTCATCATCGTGATGGCAATTACATTGTTCCGCAAACAGAAAACTGTTGCTGATAACCAGTGGGGCGAAGGCGCTACGACACTGGAGTGGACACTGTCTTCACCACCGCCGTTTCACCAGTTCAATGAACTACCAAAGATCAAGTAA
- a CDS encoding heme o synthase — MQSSAPDMGREAEARDFIALLKPRVMSLVIFTAFVGLLAAPGTMNPAIAFAAVLLIAVGAGASGALNMWYDADIDAVMDRTAKRPIPAGHVAPGDALGFGMVLSVASVVLLGLIVNTTSAVLLAVTIFFYAVIYTMWLKRRTPQNIVIGGAAGAFPPMIGWAAATDSVTIESIILFGIIFLWTPPHFWSLSLFLKKDYAKVGVPMLPVVAGEAETRKQILLYSLLVVPCGIAPYFVGFAGAIYGVVSAALGAWFLILAFFVWRGKAKADRKLFLFSIVYLFALFGTLAGERLMEKLLP; from the coding sequence ATGCAGTCTTCCGCTCCAGATATGGGGCGGGAGGCTGAAGCACGTGATTTTATAGCGCTCTTAAAACCGCGCGTTATGTCACTTGTTATCTTTACAGCATTTGTTGGTTTGCTGGCGGCACCTGGCACAATGAACCCTGCTATTGCCTTTGCGGCAGTGCTGCTGATTGCTGTGGGGGCAGGGGCCTCTGGTGCCTTGAATATGTGGTATGATGCCGATATTGACGCGGTTATGGATAGAACAGCAAAGCGCCCAATACCTGCGGGGCATGTCGCACCGGGGGATGCGCTTGGTTTTGGCATGGTTTTGTCTGTAGCATCTGTTGTGCTGCTTGGGCTAATTGTGAACACAACCTCTGCTGTGTTGCTTGCGGTCACAATATTTTTCTATGCCGTTATTTATACCATGTGGCTGAAGCGCAGGACGCCGCAAAATATTGTTATAGGCGGTGCAGCAGGCGCTTTCCCCCCCATGATTGGATGGGCTGCAGCGACAGATAGTGTAACAATAGAATCGATTATTCTATTTGGGATTATTTTCCTTTGGACGCCGCCGCACTTTTGGTCTTTGTCGCTGTTCCTTAAAAAGGATTATGCAAAAGTGGGTGTGCCAATGTTGCCTGTTGTTGCGGGTGAGGCTGAAACTCGGAAACAAATACTTTTGTATAGCCTGTTGGTTGTACCCTGCGGCATTGCGCCCTATTTTGTTGGTTTTGCAGGTGCTATATACGGTGTTGTATCTGCAGCCCTTGGTGCATGGTTTCTGATTCTTGCATTTTTTGTGTGGCGCGGAAAAGCAAAGGCCGATAGAAAGCTGTTTCTATTTTCCATTGTTTATCTTTTTGCCTTGTTTGGCACGCTTGCGGGCGAGCGTCTTATGGAGAAGCTGTTACCATGA
- a CDS encoding cytochrome c oxidase assembly protein, which translates to MIQSKKNRYVAAAAAFCVFGMVGMSYAAVPLYNLFCKVTGYGGTTQKVELASSGVIDRPITVRFVANTNQDMPWDFKPMQVKQKMKVGEQSLAYFEAYNPTNQTLVGRATYNVSPHKAGSYFSKIECFCFTEQILKPGERVEMPVVYYLDPEMDQDINLDEVTEVTLSYTFFLLDAEETADVLAGR; encoded by the coding sequence GTGATACAATCGAAAAAAAATCGGTACGTTGCTGCAGCCGCCGCCTTCTGTGTTTTTGGTATGGTTGGCATGTCCTATGCTGCGGTGCCACTGTATAACCTTTTTTGTAAGGTAACAGGGTACGGAGGCACCACTCAAAAGGTTGAGCTTGCGTCTTCGGGGGTTATTGATAGGCCTATAACTGTTAGATTTGTTGCAAACACTAATCAGGATATGCCATGGGATTTTAAGCCCATGCAGGTTAAGCAAAAGATGAAGGTTGGCGAGCAGTCATTGGCCTATTTTGAAGCATATAACCCAACAAACCAGACGCTGGTTGGTCGTGCGACTTATAATGTTTCTCCCCATAAAGCGGGTAGCTATTTTTCTAAAATTGAATGTTTTTGCTTTACTGAGCAAATTCTCAAGCCGGGCGAACGGGTTGAAATGCCTGTCGTCTATTATTTAGATCCAGAGATGGATCAAGACATAAACTTGGATGAAGTAACCGAAGTGACACTTTCTTATACGTTTTTCCTGCTTGATGCAGAAGAAACAGCGGATGTGCTTGCTGGCCGGTGA
- a CDS encoding cytochrome c oxidase subunit 3 gives MAGDVKHDYHLVNPSPWPAFGSLAVLIMMIGAVFSMKPEATLFGMSGFGHYMFGLGFAALLYTMFAWWKDVITEGETGDHTPVVQIGLRYGMILFIASEVMFFVAWFWAFFNAYLYPIEPSTGGTFWDVYQNVAVWPPKGIETFDPWHLPFMNTLILLLSGTTVTWAHHALVEGNREAVKKGLWLTVILGAFFSCVQAYEYSHAAFGFAGNVYSATFYMATGFHGFHVLVGTIFLAVCLGRVYKGHFKPDHHFGFEAAAWYWHFVDVVWLFLFICVYILGGA, from the coding sequence ATGGCGGGCGATGTGAAACACGATTATCACTTGGTAAACCCCAGTCCGTGGCCAGCATTTGGGTCACTTGCTGTGCTTATCATGATGATTGGTGCGGTTTTTAGCATGAAGCCAGAAGCAACCTTGTTCGGCATGAGTGGTTTTGGCCATTATATGTTCGGGTTGGGGTTTGCAGCCTTGCTTTACACTATGTTTGCATGGTGGAAAGACGTGATTACAGAGGGTGAAACTGGTGATCATACACCCGTTGTGCAAATCGGTCTTCGGTATGGCATGATCCTGTTCATTGCTTCTGAGGTTATGTTCTTTGTTGCATGGTTCTGGGCATTTTTTAATGCGTATCTATATCCGATCGAGCCATCTACGGGTGGTACATTCTGGGATGTTTACCAGAATGTTGCTGTGTGGCCGCCCAAAGGTATTGAAACTTTTGACCCTTGGCATCTGCCTTTTATGAATACACTCATTCTTCTACTGTCTGGCACAACGGTTACATGGGCACACCATGCTCTTGTTGAAGGTAATAGAGAAGCTGTGAAAAAAGGCCTGTGGCTTACTGTTATTTTGGGGGCTTTCTTTAGCTGCGTTCAAGCATATGAGTATAGCCATGCGGCATTTGGTTTTGCAGGCAATGTTTACAGCGCTACATTCTATATGGCGACAGGCTTCCATGGTTTCCATGTTCTTGTAGGGACTATCTTTTTGGCTGTATGTTTGGGCCGTGTTTACAAAGGCCATTTCAAGCCAGATCATCATTTCGGTTTTGAAGCGGCGGCATGGTATTGGCACTTTGTTGACGTTGTATGGCTTTTCCTATTTATCTGCGTCTACATACTTGGCGGCGCCTGA